The genomic segment ACAAATTTTGTCCTTCGTTAGGGTTGGGATATATTTTAAGTGATCCGTTGTTCAAGGTAGTTTCGCTAATAGAAGTCGATAATGTAGAGAAACTAAAATTTAATAGTTTTAACCCTCCAGGGTCAGCAAAAAATGGTGTAAATGGTGGAATGTGAAAAGGGGTATGAATGAAGCTTAAAATAATTTTATCATTCCACACATCCAAACCATGTGTTGCAAGTGTGTCATTTAAGTTTACATACTCACCAACCTTAGAAACGGTCATAGGGCTTGTTACATCAAATACAAATAATTCCGATTGTCCTGCCGTGACAAACAGTAGGCTGTCGTTATTTGAAAGTATTACTTCGTTGGTGTGCAAATGGGCTCCACTCCAATTGGTATTGTTGCATCCCCAAGGATTAAACCATTGCACAGAAGTAAAAGGGATTGAACTTATGTCAAGCACTTCAAGCCCGCAATAATCCACAGATACAAATGCATAGTTCCCTTTTATTGCTATATCATTGTAAGCAGCAGCAGCTTGAGAATTTAACGATGTGTTTATGTATTTATATACTTCAATAGGGTTATTTTTATTTGTAACATCTATAGCACGTAAACCTCCTCTATCAAAGCACACATACAAAGTGTCGTTTTTATATTTCAAACCTCTAGCGTTGTGTGCATTTGAAGAAGATGATGGGAAGTTTAAATCTAACTGTAAATGTGATTTAAATAAAATATTGTTTTCGTTTGATACGTCTAATATAATTATTCCATCAGTCATTGTCGATAGATATGCGTAATTACCTTCAACAATAAGGTGAGATATTCCATGGTCGAATAATGTGCTGTCCCATATATCTTTTATAATTGGCACGCTTGGGTTTGTAATATCGATAATCGCCAATCCAGATGAAGAATTTGTATTCACCTGAAAATCTCCAATGCCAACAAATAAAGAGTTTCCTCTTTGCTCAATTGTAGAAACATCAAGGTTATTAAAATTACTTATTGGCCAATTCAACACTGGATTAATAATGGTTGAATTTGAAATATCATATATCCCTAATCCAGACTCCATATTAGCAGAATAAACAAAGTCCACTCCAGTACGCTTATCAAATAATGATGTGAAGGAAGACTTTACTGGTATTGATGGAAAAAAATGGGCGGATTTTTCA from the Flavobacteriales bacterium genome contains:
- a CDS encoding T9SS type A sorting domain-containing protein, which codes for MKITILILTIVLFHFNVKAQIDTVTLTEKSAHFFPSIPVKSSFTSLFDKRTGVDFVYSANMESGLGIYDISNSTIINPVLNWPISNFNNLDVSTIEQRGNSLFVGIGDFQVNTNSSSGLAIIDITNPSVPIIKDIWDSTLFDHGISHLIVEGNYAYLSTMTDGIIILDVSNENNILFKSHLQLDLNFPSSSSNAHNARGLKYKNDTLYVCFDRGGLRAIDVTNKNNPIEVYKYINTSLNSQAAAAYNDIAIKGNYAFVSVDYCGLEVLDISSIPFTSVQWFNPWGCNNTNWSGAHLHTNEVILSNNDSLLFVTAGQSELFVFDVTSPMTVSKVGEYVNLNDTLATHGLDVWNDKIILSFIHTPFHIPPFTPFFADPGGLKLLNFSFSTLSTSISETTLNNGSLKIYPNPNEGQNLFISSNSELVSIRMMNSTGQLVFVELKINQKEYSIELPAIKSGVYFLLIETKDGQKTEKVIIN